In one window of Accipiter gentilis chromosome 28, bAccGen1.1, whole genome shotgun sequence DNA:
- the SFTPC gene encoding pulmonary surfactant-associated protein C — protein MDDSSKEALMEEAPPRYTASPRLPCIPHQLKCLLIVVVVVVILVVVIVAFLLLGLHITETHAETVLRMTIHGLDGEGTPQHLSMSKKERTGTFAVRDGLNASAVVVYDYSKLLVSYRSWRHRACYITRLDEDNIPGLDAVTETFQRRQAEMKEAGDNAMPLADRSILGTTINILCSTVPVYWA, from the exons ATGGACGACAGCTCCAAAGAGGCACTGATGGAGGAGGCACCTCCG AGGTACACGGCCTCCCCCCGCCTGCCCTGCATCCCCCATCAGCTCAAGTGCCTCCTGatcgtggtggtggtggtggtcatCCTCGTGGTGGTCATCGtcgccttcctcctcctggggctgcacaTCACCGAGACGCACGCCGAAACG GTCTTGCGAATGACCATCCATGGCCTGGATGGTGAAGGGACCCCCCAGCACCTCTCCATGAGCAAGAAGGAAAGGACCGGGACATTTGCCGTACGGGACGGGCTCAACGCCTCCGCCGTGGTGGTGTATGACTACAGCAAG CTGCTGGTCAGCTACAGGTCCTGGCGTCACCGCGCCTGCTACATCACCCGCCTGGACGAGGACAACATCCCAGGGCTGGATGCCGTCACCGAGACCTTCCAGCGCCGGCAG GCTGAGATGAAGGAGGCTGGGGACAACGCCATGCCCCTGGCCGACCGCTCCATCCTGGGCACCACCATTAACATCCTCTGCAGCACCGTCCCTGTATACTGGGCGTAG